Proteins from a genomic interval of Zingiber officinale cultivar Zhangliang chromosome 2A, Zo_v1.1, whole genome shotgun sequence:
- the LOC122043851 gene encoding glucan endo-1,3-beta-glucosidase 8-like: protein MPFCWLLACLLVAAAADFSVSPADAALGINWGTIASHRLPPNTIRQLLLDNGIKKVKIFDADGHSLGALAGTGIEVMIAIPNEMLAAMNDYENAKTWVKQNVTYYNFQGGVNIKLIGVGNEPFLRSYNGSFTNVTFPALKNIQAALDDAGIGDAVKVTIPLNADVYDSPVDNPVPSAGKFRPDVAHLMSQIVSFFSKNGSPFTVNIYPFLSLYGNPNFPIDYAFFDGTATPVLDGGIAYTNVFDANFDTLVAALDRIGFGDLPIVVGEIGWPTDGEANANVTLAEKFYSGLLKRLAAKQGTPRRPNADIDVYLFSLLDEDAKSIAPGNFERHWGLFTYDGRPKFPLDLACDGQNRWPASAKDVLYLPAKWCTLNPSQSNASSKLSDNVDFACNSADCTAIGDGGSCSAMDWRGKASYALNAYFQTQNQQLESCNFQGLGELTEQNISQAICNFTLQIVGWSSAANSLRHNWRMLAAVGGILVLMF from the exons ATGCCTTTTTGCTGGCTCCTCGCGTGCCTGctcgtcgccgccgccgccgacttCTCTGTCTCGCCGGCCGACGCTGCCCTGGGTATCAACTGGGGGACGATCGCCTCCCACAGGCTGCCTCCGAACACGATCCGGCAGCTCCTGCTGGATAATGGAATCAAAAAAGTCAAGATATTCGACGCCGACGGCCATTCCCTGGGGGCGCTGGCCGGAACAGGGATCGAGGTCATGATCGCCATTCCCAACGAAATGCTCGCCGCCATGAACGACTACGAGAACGCGAAGACCTGGGTGAAGCAGAACGTCACCTACTACAACTTCCAGGGCGGAGTAAACATCAA atTGATCGGCGTCGGGAACGAGCCCTTCCTCAGATCGTACAATGGTTCCTTCACCAACGTCACCTTCCCCGCGCTCAAGAACATCCAAGCCGCCCTCGATGACGCTGGCATCGGCGACGCCGTGAAGGTCACCATCCCCCTCAACGCCGACGTTTATGACTCCCCCGTCGATAATCCTGTCCCTTCTGCCGGCAAATTCCGCCCCGACGTCGCCCACCTCATGTCCCAGATCGTCTCCTTCTTCAGCAAAAACGGCTCCCCCTTCACCGTCAACATCTACCCCTTCCTCAGCCTCTACGGAAACCCCAACTTCCCCATCGACTACGCCTTCTTCGACGGTACCGCCACGCCGGTCCTGGACGGCGGCATCGCGTACACCAATGTCTTCGACGCCAACTTCGACACGCTGGTGGCGGCTCTCGACAGAATCGGATTCGGCGACTTGCCGATCGTCGTTGGGGAGATCGGCTGGCCGACCGACGGCGAGGCCAATGCTAACGTGACCCTGGCGGAGAAGTTCTACAGCGGGCTGCTCAAGCGCCTCGCCGCGAAACAGGGGACGCCCCGCCGGCCGAACGCCGACATCGACGTGTACCTGTTCAGCCTCCTCGACGAGGACGCGAAGAGCATCGCGCCAGGGAACTTCGAGCGCCACTGGGGGCTGTTCACCTACGACGGCCGGCCGAAGTTCCCGCTCGACCTCGCCTGCGACGGGCAGAACAGGTGGCCGGCGTCCGCAAAGGACGTGCTCTACCTGCCGGCGAAGTGGTGCACGTTGAACCCGAGCCAGAGCAACGCGAGCTCCAAGCTGTCCGACAATGTGGATTTCGCGTGCAACTCCGCGGACTGCACGGCGATCGGAGATGGGGGATCGTGCAGCGCCATGGACTGGCGGGGGAAAGCTTCGTACGCCTTGAATGCCTATTTCCAGACGCAGAACCAGCAGCTAGAGAGCTGCAACTTCCAAGGGCTGGGAGAGCTGACGGAGCAGAACATCTCGCAAGCCATCTGCAACTTCACTTTGCAGATCGTCGGATGGTCGTCGGCGGCGAACTCATTGCGGCATAATTGGCGGATGTTGGCGGCGGTTGGAGGAATTTTGGTGCTTATGTTCTGA